In the genome of Candidatus Krumholzibacteriia bacterium, one region contains:
- the atpC gene encoding ATP synthase F1 subunit epsilon, which produces MAEPLRVRVVTPESPVFDGVADLVVVPAHDGEMGILPRHVRFLGALGVGELRLSRGGELQRFFLEGGFVQVRPGFVTVLCDRATPLDGLDPAALEAAAAQARAAGAPNAAALQERAVVARRVAARRRE; this is translated from the coding sequence ATGGCGGAACCATTGCGCGTGCGGGTCGTGACGCCGGAGAGCCCGGTGTTCGACGGCGTGGCCGATCTCGTCGTCGTCCCAGCGCACGATGGCGAGATGGGGATCCTGCCGCGGCACGTGCGCTTCCTCGGCGCGCTCGGTGTCGGCGAGCTGCGTTTGAGCCGCGGCGGCGAGCTGCAGCGCTTCTTCCTCGAGGGCGGCTTCGTCCAGGTGCGCCCCGGGTTCGTCACCGTGCTCTGCGACCGCGCCACGCCCCTCGATGGCCTGGATCCCGCCGCCTTGGAAGCGGCGGCGGCGCAGGCCCGCGCCGCCGGCGCCCCGAATGCGGCGGCGCTGCAGGAGCGGGCCGTCGTCGCGCGCCGGGTGGCAGCGAGACGTCGGGAATAG
- a CDS encoding magnesium chelatase translates to MAAQPTLQTLGSLRSAGIRPLPVKEELRRNLRRRKSAGEPVFTGIIGYEHTVIPQLENALFAKHDFLLLGLRGQAKTRLLRQLTELLDEWVPAVAGCQINDDPYAPLCKRCRRLAAEAGDELPLAWMHRDERYHEKLATPDVTIADLIGDIDPIKAARDRLTFADEEVIHFGIVPRTHRGIFALNELPDLQPRIQVGLLNIMEEKDFQIRGFPVRLGIDVLMVFAANPEDYTNRGNIITPLKDRIASQILTHYPQNLADAIRITDQEAWTERGIAFQVPDYFREIVEQVAFEARRSEFVDQSSGVSARVSIAAYENLLSNLERRALATGEEPVRPRILDLQAMVPALSGKIELVYEGEQQGPDAVARHLIGQAVKTVFARHFPPVAREGARRRTAGGGAEERGSAGRGGHEGGAARRQAPEDEAAAKERSTVYDRIVGWFSGGKRLELSDSMREAEYAAALRQVDGLEDVAGRYLRLADESALPGVMEFVLEGLYQNSFVAKESVERSTFYSDMLLRMFDGMRRG, encoded by the coding sequence ATGGCAGCGCAACCTACACTGCAGACGCTGGGTTCCCTCCGCTCTGCCGGGATCCGGCCGTTGCCGGTGAAGGAAGAGCTCCGGCGCAACCTCAGGCGCCGGAAGAGCGCCGGCGAGCCCGTCTTCACCGGCATCATCGGGTACGAGCACACCGTCATCCCGCAGCTCGAGAATGCCCTCTTCGCCAAGCACGATTTCCTCCTCCTCGGGCTGCGCGGCCAGGCGAAGACGCGACTGCTGCGGCAGCTGACCGAGCTGCTCGACGAGTGGGTTCCGGCGGTGGCGGGCTGCCAGATCAACGACGATCCCTATGCCCCCCTCTGCAAGCGCTGCCGGCGCCTGGCGGCCGAGGCCGGCGACGAACTGCCCCTCGCCTGGATGCACCGTGACGAGCGCTACCACGAAAAGCTGGCGACACCGGACGTGACCATCGCCGATCTGATCGGCGACATCGATCCCATCAAGGCAGCCCGCGATCGGCTCACCTTCGCCGACGAGGAAGTCATCCACTTCGGTATCGTGCCGCGCACGCACCGCGGCATCTTCGCCCTCAACGAGCTGCCGGACCTGCAACCGCGCATCCAGGTGGGCCTGCTCAACATCATGGAGGAGAAGGACTTCCAGATTCGCGGCTTCCCCGTGCGCTTGGGGATCGACGTCCTCATGGTGTTCGCCGCCAATCCCGAGGACTACACCAACCGGGGCAACATCATCACGCCCCTCAAGGATCGCATCGCCTCCCAGATCCTGACCCACTACCCGCAGAACTTGGCGGATGCCATCCGCATCACCGATCAGGAAGCCTGGACGGAGCGCGGCATCGCCTTCCAGGTGCCGGACTATTTCCGGGAGATCGTCGAGCAGGTGGCCTTCGAGGCGAGGCGTAGCGAGTTCGTCGACCAGTCGAGCGGGGTGTCGGCGCGGGTTTCCATCGCCGCCTACGAGAATCTGCTCTCCAATTTGGAGCGCCGCGCCTTGGCGACGGGAGAGGAGCCGGTGCGGCCGCGCATCCTGGATCTGCAGGCCATGGTGCCGGCGCTTTCCGGCAAGATCGAGCTGGTCTACGAAGGAGAGCAACAGGGTCCCGACGCGGTGGCGCGGCACCTCATCGGCCAAGCGGTGAAAACGGTCTTCGCCCGCCATTTCCCGCCGGTGGCCCGCGAGGGGGCGCGGCGGCGCACGGCTGGCGGTGGCGCGGAGGAACGCGGCTCGGCAGGGCGCGGCGGTCACGAGGGCGGGGCAGCGCGACGCCAGGCTCCGGAGGACGAGGCGGCGGCGAAGGAGCGGAGCACCGTCTACGACCGCATCGTCGGCTGGTTCTCCGGCGGCAAGCGCCTGGAGCTCTCCGATTCCATGCGCGAGGCCGAGTACGCCGCGGCGCTGCGTCAGGTGGACGGGCTCGAAGACGTGGCCGGGCGCTACCTGCGGCTCGCGGACGAGAGCGCCCTGCCGGGGGTCATGGAGTTCGTCCTCGAGGGCCTGTACCAGAACTCCTTCGTGGCCAAGGAAAGCGTCGAGCGCAGCACCTTCTACAGCGACATGCTGCTGCGTATGTTCGATGGGATGAGGCGCGGTTGA
- a CDS encoding VWA domain-containing protein, with translation MRVHYFAWDEALWQDLHQHVGLQRLFQYLVVQQAGDVEAALQILRELQAEGHLDPSLDLERFAQRLEEQELVRDAGGRLELTPRGERDLRRGALEHIWGHMRGRGSGQHPVPREGAGSEALPETQPFTFGDDLDRVDFKAALKNAMRRSAGEELQLQEGDLEVHETELRTSCASVLLLDISHSMILYGEDRITPAKRVALALTELILTQYPKDSLDLVLFGDEARSVPLAELPYVQVGPYHTNTQAALQLARRLLGRRKHANKQVLLITDGKPSCIREEGGLYKNSFGLDPRIVHRTLDEAVILRRQRIPITTFMVARDPYLQRFVERLTELNHGRAYLASLQNLDEYVLVDFIRHRRRRQTGPWA, from the coding sequence GTGCGAGTGCATTACTTCGCCTGGGACGAGGCTCTCTGGCAGGACCTGCACCAGCACGTCGGCCTGCAGCGGTTGTTTCAGTACCTGGTGGTGCAGCAGGCCGGTGACGTGGAAGCGGCGCTGCAGATCCTGCGCGAGCTGCAGGCGGAAGGCCACCTCGATCCGAGTCTCGACCTCGAGCGCTTCGCCCAGCGCCTCGAAGAGCAGGAGCTGGTGCGCGACGCCGGCGGCCGCCTGGAGCTCACGCCGCGGGGGGAGCGCGATCTCCGCCGCGGCGCCCTCGAGCACATCTGGGGCCACATGCGTGGGCGCGGCAGCGGCCAGCATCCGGTGCCGCGGGAGGGCGCCGGCAGCGAGGCGCTGCCGGAGACGCAGCCATTCACCTTCGGCGATGACCTGGATCGCGTCGACTTCAAGGCGGCGCTCAAGAACGCCATGCGCCGTAGTGCCGGCGAGGAGCTGCAGCTGCAGGAAGGCGATCTGGAGGTGCACGAGACCGAGCTCCGCACCTCCTGCGCCTCGGTGCTGCTCCTCGACATCAGCCACAGCATGATCCTATACGGCGAGGACCGCATCACCCCGGCGAAGCGGGTGGCCCTCGCGCTCACCGAGCTCATCTTGACCCAATACCCCAAGGATTCCCTGGACCTCGTTCTCTTCGGCGACGAGGCACGCAGCGTCCCGCTCGCGGAGCTGCCCTACGTGCAGGTGGGGCCGTACCACACCAACACGCAAGCGGCGCTGCAGCTCGCCCGCCGCCTCCTCGGCCGGCGCAAGCACGCCAACAAGCAGGTCCTCCTGATCACCGACGGCAAGCCCAGCTGCATCCGTGAGGAAGGGGGCCTCTACAAGAACTCCTTCGGCCTGGATCCACGCATCGTGCATCGCACCTTGGACGAGGCCGTCATCCTGCGCCGGCAGCGCATCCCCATCACCACTTTCATGGTCGCCCGCGATCCGTACCTGCAGCGCTTCGTCGAGCGTCTCACCGAGCTCAACCATGGGCGCGCCTACCTCGCTTCGCTGCAGAACCTGGACGAGTACGTCCTGGTGGACTTCATCCGCCACCGCCGCCGCCGCCAGACCGGGCCTTGGGCATGA
- a CDS encoding protein kinase, with protein MTTSSIPPRVISHYRLLEPLGRGAMGEVWLAEDTQLPRQVAVKLLPAHLAEEAEAVQRMLREAQAAASVDHPAVVTVYEAGLAAGQPYIVMQRLEGETLAQRLERGVMPVADAVSLATQVADALAEVHALGIVHRDLKPSNIMLTARGAKILDFGVATVRSLPGLTTPGATVGTPRTMSPEQVRGAPPDNRADLWALGVILYRALTGVWPFDAADQQGVLQRVLQHEPARPSTLRPEIDPDLEHLVLKLLRKEAAHRYSRAEELLADLACCGKGLSSSAAVREPQALAEPEARRAPGLAVLRFEVLSADPDDAYLAAGLAEDLIVDLSRVEGLHVPSRADVAPYSERNVPPRTLARELGVDFVLLGSVRRHGNRARISAQLVRASDGHVLWGGRFDRTLEDLFEVQAEVSAEITQALQLALAPEEREMLRRAPTRNTEAYTLYLKARELADRSKEENLRAAELLRQALDLDPGFALAHAALGECLALRSLRWWAGMEMAEPALACARRALELEPGLPDAHRVESMVLRLQGKVQEMLQVLEKVLATNEDGETLEWVGWCYLTLGQPERAVPVLERLVARRPDLYMGAVYLSNGYDMQGKTAESERLVRLLRERLLDLVRRAPDSVHPRAILAGILVRLGEIEAGLAQIDRAIALAPDDGRIRYNAACALALAGREEVALDHLEAAVRHMPTYISDWPRRDPDLASLHSHPRFVRLFPAT; from the coding sequence ATGACCACCTCCTCCATCCCTCCCCGGGTGATCTCGCACTATCGCTTGCTCGAACCCTTGGGACGCGGGGCCATGGGCGAAGTGTGGCTGGCGGAGGACACACAGCTGCCGCGGCAAGTGGCGGTGAAGTTGCTGCCGGCGCATCTGGCGGAAGAGGCCGAAGCGGTGCAGCGCATGCTGCGGGAAGCCCAGGCTGCCGCCAGCGTCGATCACCCTGCCGTGGTGACGGTGTATGAAGCGGGACTCGCCGCCGGTCAGCCGTACATCGTCATGCAGCGCCTGGAGGGTGAAACCCTGGCGCAACGGCTAGAGCGCGGCGTCATGCCCGTGGCCGACGCCGTGTCCCTGGCCACGCAGGTGGCCGACGCGCTGGCCGAGGTGCATGCCCTCGGCATCGTGCACCGCGATCTCAAACCCTCCAACATCATGCTCACCGCGCGGGGGGCCAAGATCCTCGATTTCGGCGTCGCCACCGTCCGCTCGCTGCCGGGCCTGACCACGCCGGGGGCTACGGTGGGCACGCCGCGCACCATGAGCCCGGAGCAGGTGCGGGGGGCGCCGCCGGACAACCGCGCCGATCTCTGGGCCCTCGGGGTCATCCTCTACCGGGCGCTCACTGGTGTGTGGCCCTTCGACGCCGCCGATCAGCAAGGCGTGCTGCAGCGCGTGTTGCAGCACGAGCCGGCGCGCCCCAGCACGCTGCGGCCCGAGATCGATCCCGATCTGGAGCACCTGGTGCTCAAGCTCCTGCGCAAGGAAGCCGCCCATCGTTACAGTCGCGCCGAGGAGCTGCTCGCGGACCTGGCCTGCTGCGGCAAGGGGCTGTCGTCGAGCGCGGCGGTGCGGGAGCCGCAGGCGCTGGCGGAGCCGGAAGCACGGCGCGCCCCGGGCTTGGCGGTGCTGCGCTTCGAGGTGTTGAGCGCCGATCCCGACGATGCCTACCTCGCCGCGGGGCTGGCGGAGGATCTCATCGTCGATCTGAGCCGCGTCGAGGGTTTGCACGTTCCCTCCCGCGCCGATGTCGCCCCGTACAGCGAGCGCAATGTGCCACCGCGCACCCTCGCCCGCGAGCTCGGCGTCGACTTCGTCCTCTTGGGCAGCGTCCGTCGGCATGGGAACCGAGCCCGCATCAGCGCCCAGCTCGTCCGCGCCAGCGACGGGCACGTGCTCTGGGGCGGTCGCTTCGATCGCACCCTCGAGGATCTCTTCGAAGTGCAAGCGGAGGTGTCGGCGGAGATCACCCAAGCACTCCAGCTCGCGCTGGCGCCGGAGGAGCGCGAGATGCTACGGCGGGCGCCGACACGGAACACCGAGGCCTACACGCTCTACTTGAAAGCGCGGGAGCTGGCCGATCGCTCCAAGGAGGAGAACCTGCGCGCCGCAGAGCTGCTGCGCCAGGCCCTCGACCTGGATCCCGGCTTCGCACTGGCCCACGCCGCGCTCGGGGAGTGCTTGGCGCTGCGCAGCCTGCGCTGGTGGGCCGGGATGGAGATGGCGGAACCGGCGCTGGCTTGCGCGCGGCGCGCCTTGGAGCTCGAACCGGGCTTGCCCGATGCGCATCGGGTCGAATCCATGGTGCTGCGCCTGCAAGGCAAGGTGCAGGAGATGCTGCAGGTGCTGGAGAAGGTGCTGGCGACGAACGAGGATGGTGAGACCCTGGAATGGGTGGGATGGTGCTACCTCACCCTCGGCCAGCCCGAAAGAGCCGTGCCGGTCCTGGAACGGCTCGTCGCCCGCCGTCCCGATCTCTACATGGGTGCTGTCTATCTGAGCAACGGCTACGACATGCAGGGGAAGACCGCCGAGTCGGAACGACTCGTGCGCCTGCTGCGCGAGCGGCTCCTCGACCTCGTGCGTCGAGCCCCCGATTCCGTGCATCCGCGCGCCATTTTGGCGGGGATCCTGGTGCGCCTGGGCGAGATCGAGGCGGGGCTGGCGCAGATCGACCGCGCCATCGCTCTCGCTCCCGACGACGGTCGCATTCGTTACAACGCTGCCTGCGCCTTGGCTCTGGCGGGACGCGAGGAGGTGGCTCTCGACCATCTCGAGGCGGCGGTGCGCCACATGCCGACCTACATCTCCGATTGGCCGCGCCGCGACCCCGATCTCGCCAGCCTGCACTCCCACCCGCGTTTCGTGCGTCTCTTTCCTGCCACCTGA
- a CDS encoding MFS transporter yields MWGVQLLVVAGMGLILPFLPLLVRSYGVDDPASVQRWSGAIFSGPFLCAALMTPVWGWVGDRVGRKLMVVRSLVGLSAALFLMSFARSPGQLLLLRFLQGTVSGFIPAAIALVSATAPREQQGYALGTLSSAQAAGVVVGPLVGGVLADVIGFRALFYVTAAVEFSAALAVWRLVAAPHSRRRRRRSSSLKRNAAFARRHPLPVSLLGLFCTQFALLLVQPFFALFVESLGVPEARLSSTTGILFGSTGAAMGVAAPFWGRAGDRFGRRRALVLACGGAAVVFLLQASARSVHTLLVFRLLQGLFAAAMLPAFYAVIAQATPERRRAGMMAFGSSATLLGGVVGPLAGGALAARFGMRAAFGIGAALLALNVLNAWRLPSDGVARAPRARRSWELPSH; encoded by the coding sequence ATGTGGGGAGTGCAACTCCTCGTCGTCGCCGGCATGGGGCTCATCCTGCCTTTCCTGCCGCTCCTCGTTCGCTCCTATGGCGTCGATGACCCGGCAAGTGTGCAGCGCTGGAGCGGGGCGATTTTCTCGGGGCCGTTCCTCTGCGCCGCGCTGATGACACCGGTCTGGGGTTGGGTCGGCGATCGCGTCGGCCGCAAGCTCATGGTGGTGCGTTCCCTCGTCGGCCTGTCGGCGGCGCTCTTCCTCATGTCCTTCGCCCGGAGCCCAGGCCAGCTGCTCCTGCTGCGCTTCCTACAGGGCACGGTGTCGGGATTCATCCCCGCCGCCATCGCCTTGGTCTCCGCCACTGCCCCGCGGGAGCAGCAGGGCTACGCTCTCGGCACGCTCTCCTCGGCGCAAGCGGCAGGAGTCGTCGTCGGTCCCCTCGTCGGCGGTGTCCTCGCCGACGTCATCGGCTTCCGCGCCCTGTTCTATGTCACCGCCGCCGTGGAGTTTTCGGCTGCGCTCGCCGTGTGGCGCCTGGTTGCGGCGCCGCACTCTCGCCGCAGGCGGCGGCGTTCCTCGTCCCTGAAGCGCAACGCCGCCTTTGCCCGGCGCCATCCCCTGCCGGTCAGTCTCCTCGGACTCTTCTGTACCCAGTTCGCCTTGCTGCTGGTGCAACCGTTCTTCGCCCTCTTCGTCGAATCCCTGGGTGTGCCCGAGGCGCGGCTCTCCAGCACCACGGGAATCCTGTTCGGGAGCACCGGAGCGGCCATGGGCGTGGCGGCGCCTTTCTGGGGCCGCGCCGGTGATCGCTTCGGCCGCCGTCGTGCTCTCGTGCTGGCCTGCGGCGGCGCTGCCGTCGTCTTTCTCCTGCAAGCCTCAGCCCGGAGCGTGCACACGCTCTTGGTGTTCCGACTCCTGCAGGGATTGTTCGCCGCCGCCATGCTGCCGGCGTTCTACGCCGTCATCGCCCAGGCCACGCCCGAACGCCGCCGGGCCGGCATGATGGCTTTCGGGTCGAGCGCCACACTCCTCGGCGGCGTGGTGGGGCCGCTCGCCGGCGGCGCTCTCGCCGCCCGCTTTGGCATGCGCGCCGCCTTCGGCATCGGCGCAGCGCTGCTGGCGCTCAACGTCCTCAACGCCTGGCGACTGCCCAGCGACGGCGTGGCGCGCGCTCCCCGGGCCCGGAGGAGTTGGGAGCTGCCGTCGCACTGA
- a CDS encoding molybdenum cofactor biosynthesis protein B gives MGLEAHRAAAPSAVDVFVVTCSDTRDEASDTTGAQIRDALEAAGHRVVGSCIWREDAQPLKRGLKDLLDAGGFDALIVNGGTGIAPRDRAYDVLSRLYEREIPGFGEFFRALSYGEIRSAAMLSRASAGIVRGKLVFSIPGSPGAARLALEKLILPELGHLVGELRRDAPPERAS, from the coding sequence ATGGGCCTCGAGGCACATCGCGCCGCGGCGCCGTCGGCGGTGGACGTGTTCGTCGTCACCTGCTCGGATACGCGCGACGAGGCGAGCGACACCACGGGGGCGCAGATCCGCGACGCCCTGGAAGCCGCCGGTCACCGGGTCGTCGGTTCCTGCATCTGGCGCGAGGACGCCCAACCTCTGAAGCGCGGTCTGAAGGATCTCCTCGACGCCGGTGGTTTCGACGCCCTCATCGTCAACGGCGGCACCGGCATCGCGCCCCGTGACCGGGCGTACGACGTGTTGTCGCGGCTCTACGAACGAGAGATCCCGGGCTTCGGCGAATTCTTCCGCGCCCTTTCTTACGGGGAGATCCGCAGCGCCGCCATGCTCTCCCGGGCTTCCGCGGGCATCGTGCGCGGCAAGCTGGTCTTCTCCATCCCCGGTTCACCTGGCGCAGCACGACTGGCGCTGGAGAAGCTCATCCTCCCCGAACTCGGCCACCTGGTCGGGGAACTGCGCCGCGACGCTCCACCGGAGCGTGCCTCCTGA
- a CDS encoding DUF4446 family protein, with protein sequence METLNDVAPVLSALAAVLGCAGLVLGCALLRRLNRFAQPYEALLQAAQSSDTNALLQAQIQGVENNKRRIEETLTYVRRLRSQAMNAIQGVGFKRYDAFDDIRGQQSFSLCLLDAHFNGVMITSIAGRNDSRAYAKPIRSGKCEMVISEEEAQVLDIAKESLSEVHEPVVAGV encoded by the coding sequence ATGGAGACGCTGAACGACGTGGCCCCCGTGCTGAGCGCCCTCGCCGCGGTCCTCGGCTGCGCCGGTCTCGTACTCGGCTGCGCGCTCCTCCGGCGTCTCAACCGCTTTGCCCAGCCCTACGAGGCGTTGTTGCAGGCGGCCCAGTCCAGCGACACGAATGCGCTCCTGCAGGCCCAGATCCAGGGCGTGGAGAACAACAAGCGCCGCATCGAGGAGACCCTCACCTATGTGCGCCGTCTGCGCTCGCAGGCGATGAACGCCATCCAAGGCGTGGGCTTCAAGCGCTACGACGCCTTCGACGACATTCGGGGGCAGCAGAGCTTTTCGCTCTGCCTTCTGGACGCACACTTCAATGGCGTCATGATCACGAGCATCGCCGGCCGCAACGATTCGCGCGCCTACGCCAAGCCCATCCGCTCCGGCAAGTGCGAGATGGTGATCTCCGAGGAAGAAGCTCAGGTCCTCGACATCGCCAAGGAGAGCCTCAGCGAGGTGCACGAGCCCGTCGTCGCCGGCGTCTGA